A single Ignavibacteriales bacterium DNA region contains:
- a CDS encoding T9SS type A sorting domain-containing protein, translated as MSIIHAQDAPPDWSVNPTAYQFTSNIVAAVKLNNAPEPAGSNIAAFFAGNEIRGVGTPVQIGGQKLYFITAYSNLAGETLTAKVYIASLDTVLTVTESIVFQPNAVIGSVQSPFTLNAFLNFNNPPVLTGIPDQTVPYGGSFTPINLPVYANDPDGGPLQFSYRGADLLSVTINEQGIATVTAPSASFSGADTIIFRASEPGVNGLWDEDEVVFRVLNQDRPPQLNGIPNQKAGSNGSFIPLNLRTYLTELDGDSIQFSYSYASLPMPEPMPDWNINPSQFQSTMTLVAEVSSLGKPGGSSQGMLAAFSGSQLRGFTSEVQFGGRYLYFLTIYSNTNGDTISLRFYDEDAGRLVPAAERYIFTENAAIGTPNAPAKLRAGNIIAHISSSGVVSFVTADPLWRGREEIIFKAADIGTANAYSDTALVIFEKLQDRAPVLAGIPDQTVFGQQQFSSFSLHDYLTEYDGDAVLFSARGANQLSVSIGAGNIVTVHSPQSWTGEEYIIFKVTDQTVNQLFGEDTVMFKRAPQDNPPEISGIPGQTIGPNSSFMPVNLPDYVTELDNDTLRYFFSYLPKPAEPAPQWNVNPSQFQLTMNIIAEVTALGRKTDRTNGFISAWSGNEIRGAGTPVRFANKTLYYLTVYANQNGEAITLRYFDPESERELPVENRITFIQNSSLGSPSQPVQMRAGNIIVSLSPQNTASFTVPDQSWQGSESVVFHVQDANTLNMLRDSAVVELRILQEHAPLLSGIPDQIITGGQAFSDIILTDYLSEVDGDTVSFSYSGNSSLLVEILPGAVARFTVPDSLFTGTEYIRFRATDITQNALFGEDTVMFTVLPKDNHPFIAVIPEQSIGINSSFNSFDLDSYLTELDGDQVSWSYEIMLPDSADAAPEWNINPAGYELTMNIIARVKSAGKFKSGPGHKLAAFSGSELRGTADPVAVGGEAVYFLTVYANNNGDQISFRFYDAENMKIYPVRQKTGFVSNSIIGSVNQPHHLDAGFIVLEMNSDNFVSVAISDSEWRGTEKVKFTVTDIGTINGYSSSRVARFTVLPFVVHPIPAPTSLTAQPLRRPLRIKLAWNDNAQNESSYIVEKKSGDSLQLNAYTVLAELSAGSSEYVDTMVTDTTLYTYRVYAKNDQTISLYSNQRTVKSLYTILPVASPVFSGAVNLQPGKVQLTWADSANNETGYRVWRKEGDTSSANIYTAIAELPADAVSFIDTTVAFQMQYSYKAEAFNPDTTSDFSNQVSIITFPQVPDAAMLIAPPANAIGVIQPAAFIWSRSQRADTYHLMVAADSLFASVVWADSSITDTAVFVSGLQNLTNHYWRVQAKNTGGYSAYSPVFSFRTIGGASGSQPLLPLNNSVNVSRDSVVFVWSRSFDILQSPETILNYWFELYTDTASAAVYADSLLTDTSAVVRNLLHDTNYFWRVRAKNETGWNAFSAYNRFRTIVPMPMVPVLLSPANGVINTPLSFVIRWKRDRYTANYHLQVSADSAFGSFMINDSALTDTLKLLQSLTDGSAYYWRVSGMNVAGRSSFSDAWKFTTRMHAPDSLKVAAIPGRIAELSWRDRSASELHYRVERKAGDASQPGVYTQIALLPSNTVSYRDSVAGDTVVYTYRVQAVNNDAVSAYTSPVTTSLLTDINEGGIPEDYALHQNYPNPFNPSTVINYQIPEAGMVTLQIFSITGALVSTLADEYKEAGYHRAEFKADGLASGIYIVRLRAAEFTAMRKMLLVK; from the coding sequence ATGAGCATCATTCATGCACAGGATGCTCCGCCTGACTGGTCGGTGAATCCGACAGCGTATCAGTTCACATCAAATATTGTTGCCGCGGTAAAACTGAATAATGCTCCTGAACCCGCTGGTAGTAATATTGCGGCATTCTTCGCGGGTAACGAGATCAGAGGTGTCGGAACTCCGGTTCAGATCGGCGGTCAGAAACTCTATTTTATAACGGCCTACTCAAACCTTGCAGGTGAAACACTTACTGCAAAAGTTTATATAGCATCACTGGATACGGTGCTCACTGTCACGGAGAGTATCGTTTTTCAGCCAAATGCAGTTATAGGCTCTGTTCAGAGTCCTTTCACGTTGAATGCTTTTCTAAATTTCAATAATCCTCCGGTTCTGACGGGAATCCCTGACCAGACCGTTCCTTACGGAGGAAGTTTTACTCCTATAAATTTACCTGTATATGCTAATGACCCTGACGGTGGTCCTCTGCAATTCAGCTACAGAGGAGCTGATTTACTGTCGGTAACGATAAATGAACAGGGGATTGCAACAGTTACCGCTCCCTCTGCTTCTTTTTCCGGTGCTGATACGATTATCTTTCGTGCTTCAGAGCCGGGTGTTAATGGTTTGTGGGATGAGGATGAGGTTGTATTCAGAGTATTAAACCAGGACAGGCCTCCGCAGCTTAATGGAATCCCCAATCAAAAGGCAGGCAGCAATGGCAGTTTCATACCGCTTAATCTGCGAACGTATCTCACGGAGTTGGATGGAGACAGCATACAGTTCTCTTATTCGTATGCTTCGTTACCTATGCCTGAGCCGATGCCTGACTGGAATATCAATCCCTCACAGTTTCAGTCAACCATGACGCTGGTAGCGGAAGTGTCATCACTCGGTAAACCCGGGGGCAGCTCACAGGGCATGCTTGCGGCATTTTCAGGCAGTCAGCTCAGAGGGTTCACTTCTGAAGTGCAGTTTGGAGGAAGATATCTTTACTTTTTAACAATCTATTCGAATACCAACGGCGATACCATTTCACTCCGGTTTTATGATGAAGATGCAGGAAGATTAGTGCCCGCTGCAGAAAGATATATATTCACGGAAAATGCGGCGATCGGAACTCCGAATGCCCCGGCAAAGCTCCGTGCGGGAAATATCATTGCTCATATATCCTCTTCTGGCGTCGTAAGCTTTGTTACAGCTGATCCTCTCTGGCGGGGAAGGGAAGAAATCATCTTCAAAGCGGCTGATATCGGTACTGCAAATGCCTACTCTGACACAGCTTTGGTGATATTTGAAAAGCTGCAGGACAGAGCACCTGTTCTTGCCGGAATTCCAGATCAGACGGTTTTTGGTCAGCAGCAGTTTTCATCCTTTTCATTGCATGACTATCTTACTGAATATGATGGCGATGCAGTACTGTTCAGTGCAAGGGGAGCGAATCAGCTTTCAGTTTCAATAGGTGCGGGGAATATTGTAACTGTTCATTCCCCACAGTCCTGGACAGGTGAGGAGTATATCATCTTTAAAGTTACTGATCAGACAGTGAATCAGTTATTCGGCGAGGATACGGTGATGTTCAAACGCGCGCCTCAGGATAATCCGCCGGAAATATCCGGAATTCCCGGGCAGACAATCGGACCAAACAGCAGTTTTATGCCAGTAAATCTTCCCGATTATGTAACTGAACTTGATAATGATACTCTCAGGTATTTCTTCAGTTACCTGCCAAAACCTGCTGAGCCGGCACCTCAATGGAATGTAAATCCTTCGCAGTTTCAGCTGACGATGAATATCATAGCGGAGGTGACTGCACTCGGAAGAAAAACAGACAGAACAAACGGCTTTATTTCAGCATGGTCAGGAAATGAAATACGAGGCGCCGGCACTCCGGTTCGCTTTGCGAATAAGACATTGTATTATCTGACCGTATATGCCAATCAGAATGGTGAGGCCATAACGCTCCGCTATTTTGATCCTGAATCAGAGCGGGAACTGCCGGTAGAGAACAGGATTACCTTCATTCAAAACTCCTCACTTGGTTCCCCCTCGCAGCCTGTCCAAATGAGAGCAGGAAATATCATTGTTTCACTTTCTCCGCAGAATACGGCCTCTTTTACTGTTCCTGATCAGTCATGGCAGGGAAGTGAATCAGTGGTTTTTCACGTGCAGGATGCTAATACTTTGAATATGCTCAGAGATTCAGCTGTTGTGGAATTGCGCATTTTGCAGGAACATGCGCCTCTTCTGAGTGGTATTCCTGATCAGATAATTACCGGAGGGCAGGCTTTTAGTGATATTATTTTGACTGATTATCTTTCTGAAGTTGACGGTGATACAGTATCGTTCAGCTATTCAGGCAACAGTTCTCTTCTGGTTGAAATTCTGCCCGGAGCTGTTGCGCGGTTTACTGTGCCTGATTCACTCTTCACCGGAACGGAATATATACGATTCAGGGCAACGGATATTACGCAAAACGCTCTCTTTGGAGAAGATACCGTTATGTTTACGGTGTTGCCAAAGGATAACCATCCTTTTATCGCAGTGATACCTGAGCAGTCAATAGGCATTAACAGCAGTTTTAATTCCTTTGATCTGGACAGTTATCTTACCGAACTTGACGGTGATCAGGTATCATGGAGTTACGAAATCATGCTGCCTGATTCAGCAGATGCCGCGCCGGAGTGGAATATCAATCCCGCAGGATATGAACTTACCATGAATATCATTGCCAGGGTGAAATCTGCAGGAAAGTTCAAGAGCGGACCAGGTCATAAGCTGGCTGCATTTTCTGGCAGTGAGCTTCGCGGTACCGCTGACCCTGTTGCCGTAGGTGGAGAAGCGGTATATTTTCTCACGGTTTACGCGAATAATAACGGGGATCAGATTAGCTTCCGTTTCTATGATGCTGAGAATATGAAAATATATCCGGTCAGGCAAAAAACCGGGTTTGTCAGTAATTCTATTATTGGCAGTGTAAATCAACCGCATCACCTTGATGCAGGATTTATTGTGCTGGAAATGAACAGTGATAATTTTGTATCGGTGGCGATTTCAGACTCTGAGTGGCGCGGCACTGAAAAAGTGAAGTTTACAGTGACGGACATCGGAACAATTAACGGATATTCTTCGTCAAGAGTTGCCCGGTTCACGGTACTGCCCTTTGTGGTGCATCCCATTCCTGCACCAACATCCCTCACAGCTCAGCCGCTCAGAAGACCCTTACGGATAAAACTGGCATGGAACGATAATGCACAGAATGAATCTTCATATATCGTTGAGAAAAAGTCCGGAGATTCTCTGCAGTTAAATGCTTATACCGTTCTGGCAGAACTTTCCGCCGGTTCTTCTGAGTATGTTGATACCATGGTTACAGATACTACATTGTATACCTATAGAGTATATGCAAAGAACGATCAGACAATATCACTCTACAGCAATCAGAGGACAGTAAAGAGTCTTTATACAATACTTCCGGTTGCCTCTCCCGTTTTCAGCGGCGCGGTTAACCTTCAGCCGGGTAAAGTACAGCTTACCTGGGCAGACTCCGCGAATAATGAAACAGGATACCGTGTCTGGAGAAAAGAAGGAGATACTTCCTCCGCGAATATCTATACTGCAATTGCAGAACTTCCTGCTGATGCAGTATCCTTTATTGATACAACCGTTGCATTCCAGATGCAGTATTCTTACAAAGCGGAAGCATTTAATCCGGATACTACATCAGATTTCAGCAACCAGGTATCTATAATAACGTTCCCTCAGGTACCTGATGCCGCAATGCTGATAGCTCCTCCTGCAAATGCAATTGGAGTAATACAGCCGGCTGCTTTTATCTGGAGCCGCAGCCAGAGAGCTGATACTTATCATTTAATGGTAGCGGCCGACAGTTTATTTGCCAGCGTGGTCTGGGCTGATTCTTCCATTACTGATACAGCGGTGTTTGTTTCAGGACTGCAGAATCTGACTAACCATTATTGGAGAGTGCAGGCCAAAAATACCGGTGGTTATTCTGCTTACTCACCGGTTTTTTCATTCAGGACAATTGGGGGTGCATCGGGTTCTCAGCCATTGCTCCCGCTAAATAACAGTGTGAATGTATCAAGAGACAGTGTTGTCTTTGTATGGTCCCGTTCATTTGATATACTACAGAGCCCGGAAACCATACTAAACTACTGGTTTGAGCTCTATACTGATACTGCATCTGCTGCGGTTTATGCGGACTCATTATTGACCGACACATCGGCAGTAGTAAGGAACCTGTTACACGACACGAATTACTTCTGGAGAGTAAGAGCTAAAAACGAAACCGGCTGGAATGCTTTCTCTGCATATAACCGTTTCAGAACCATTGTCCCTATGCCGATGGTTCCGGTGCTATTAAGTCCTGCAAACGGTGTAATAAATACACCTCTTTCATTTGTGATCAGATGGAAGAGAGACCGCTATACCGCAAATTATCATTTGCAGGTATCGGCTGACTCAGCATTCGGAAGTTTCATGATCAACGATTCTGCATTAACTGATACATTAAAACTGCTGCAGAGTCTCACTGACGGATCCGCATATTATTGGCGCGTATCAGGCATGAACGTGGCTGGCAGAAGCAGTTTTAGTGATGCCTGGAAGTTTACAACCCGTATGCATGCGCCTGATAGTCTAAAGGTTGCAGCAATTCCCGGCAGAATTGCGGAATTAAGCTGGCGTGACCGCTCTGCATCCGAACTCCATTACCGTGTTGAAAGAAAAGCAGGTGATGCTTCTCAGCCGGGCGTATATACTCAGATAGCGCTGTTGCCTTCAAATACCGTAAGTTACCGCGATTCGGTAGCAGGCGATACGGTTGTTTATACCTATCGTGTACAGGCAGTAAATAATGATGCGGTATCAGCGTATACCAGCCCGGTCACTACATCGCTTCTGACGGATATCAATGAGGGGGGGATACCAGAAGATTATGCTCTGCATCAGAACTATCCTAATCCGTTTAATCCATCAACGGTGATAAACTATCAGATTCCGGAAGCCGGAATGGTTACCCTGCAGATCTTCTCAATCACAGGAGCGCTCGTATCAACACTGGCTGATGAGTATAAAGAGGCAGGATACCACAGGGCTGAGTTCAAAGCAGACGGCCTGGCAAGCGGTATATATATCGTCAGGCTGAGAGCGGCGGAGTTTACCGCTATGCGGAAAATGCTGCTGGTAAAATAA
- a CDS encoding sigma-54-dependent Fis family transcriptional regulator has translation MENKKTILVIDDEASMRRNVRDVLSMEGYILYEAADGEEGIALLKTISPSLILLDYNLPQTDGITVLGKIKQLHPEVPVIIFTAFSTNERVIEAMKNGAYDYIEKPFELDDFLLSVQRAVNYAALINEVNQYRTEDAPEAAIADAQLVGRSGRMREVFKMVGRAAPSDATILIEGESGTGKELIADAIQRYSLRKDKPYVKVNCGALAESLLESEIFGHEKGSFTGAIAQKPGKFEIANGGTIFLDEINNMPHSLQIRLLRVLQNKSFYRVGGETPISVDVRVIAATNKNIESEVEEGRFRRDLFYRLNVIRIYIPPLRERAEDIRPLTDHFISKYSPVKKYILSEETAASMLSYSWPGNVRELENMIQRGIVISNDNMLRIQLPDSTRPKESHAHEESGLSFHEQVARFEKELILTALRKTGGNKSEAAKLLGVHRRLLYNKIKELDIE, from the coding sequence ATGGAAAATAAAAAAACAATTCTCGTTATTGATGATGAAGCCTCAATGAGACGCAACGTCCGCGATGTGCTTTCTATGGAAGGATATATACTCTATGAAGCAGCTGACGGAGAAGAAGGCATTGCGCTGCTTAAAACCATTTCCCCCTCTCTGATCCTGCTCGATTATAATCTTCCCCAGACGGACGGGATTACCGTACTTGGCAAAATTAAACAGCTGCATCCTGAGGTACCGGTAATCATTTTTACCGCGTTCAGCACAAACGAACGCGTAATTGAAGCAATGAAAAACGGTGCATATGACTATATAGAAAAACCGTTTGAGCTGGATGACTTTCTTCTCTCCGTTCAGCGGGCAGTCAACTATGCAGCACTGATCAATGAGGTAAATCAGTACAGAACAGAGGATGCACCTGAAGCAGCTATTGCGGATGCGCAGCTTGTCGGCAGAAGCGGCAGGATGAGGGAAGTTTTCAAGATGGTTGGCAGAGCTGCTCCAAGTGATGCTACTATTCTGATTGAGGGGGAATCAGGAACCGGTAAGGAACTGATCGCGGATGCAATACAGCGTTATTCCCTGCGCAAAGATAAACCCTACGTTAAGGTTAACTGCGGTGCACTGGCTGAATCGCTGCTGGAAAGTGAGATCTTCGGTCACGAAAAAGGATCTTTTACCGGAGCTATTGCCCAAAAACCGGGAAAATTTGAAATTGCGAACGGCGGGACTATTTTTCTCGATGAGATTAATAACATGCCCCATTCCCTGCAGATACGGCTTCTCAGAGTATTACAAAATAAATCTTTTTACCGGGTGGGAGGAGAAACCCCGATATCAGTTGATGTCAGAGTAATCGCCGCGACTAATAAAAACATTGAATCCGAGGTTGAAGAAGGACGATTCAGAAGAGACCTGTTTTACCGGCTGAATGTCATTCGTATATATATACCGCCTCTGCGCGAAAGAGCTGAGGATATCAGGCCCCTGACGGATCATTTTATCAGCAAATACAGTCCCGTAAAAAAGTATATCCTTAGTGAAGAAACAGCAGCCAGCATGCTATCATATAGCTGGCCGGGGAATGTCAGGGAACTTGAAAACATGATTCAAAGGGGCATAGTCATCTCAAATGATAATATGCTCCGGATACAGCTTCCCGATTCAACACGGCCCAAAGAGAGCCATGCTCACGAGGAAAGCGGTCTCAGTTTTCATGAGCAGGTTGCCAGGTTTGAGAAAGAACTTATCCTAACCGCACTCAGAAAAACCGGGGGCAATAAAAGTGAAGCAGCTAAACTTCTCGGAGTCCACCGCAGACTGCTGTATAATAAGATCAAAGAACTGGATATTGAATAA
- a CDS encoding aspartate/glutamate racemase family protein produces the protein MADAKETLKKKEIRIVVTDSGLGGLAVTALADSFIWKNRSYEKAELIFVNALPSKEFRYNDLPDEQSKAELFSSVLTSITKRYNPDLILIACNTLSVVYPKTAFAANPPVPVLGIVEFGVNAITEAVKNSSAGINTAVLITGTETTISSDIHKQKTIESLGEGYFIAAQALPELETEIQNDHTSPVVEGMIEMYLDESLIGIPDKTGKIVVGLCCSHYGYVEGMFRSVMEKQTGKEISIVNPNISMAAWVAPAAERSIQTNILIRVVSQVEITREEIKSLAPLLRKDSPFTAEALENYEFVKELFTVQGRN, from the coding sequence ATGGCAGATGCAAAAGAGACGCTGAAGAAAAAGGAAATCCGGATAGTGGTTACTGATTCCGGACTCGGCGGGCTGGCGGTTACTGCGCTTGCGGATTCCTTTATATGGAAAAACCGCAGCTACGAAAAAGCGGAACTGATTTTTGTAAACGCTCTCCCATCTAAAGAATTTCGCTATAACGATTTGCCCGATGAACAGTCAAAAGCAGAACTGTTTTCCTCTGTTCTTACCTCAATAACAAAACGATATAACCCCGATCTTATCCTGATTGCATGCAACACGCTGAGTGTTGTGTATCCGAAGACAGCATTTGCCGCAAACCCTCCCGTACCAGTTCTCGGAATTGTTGAGTTTGGCGTAAACGCCATTACTGAAGCTGTGAAAAATTCATCTGCCGGTATAAATACAGCAGTGCTTATTACTGGTACAGAGACAACCATCAGTTCAGATATACATAAGCAAAAAACTATTGAATCGTTAGGAGAGGGATATTTCATTGCAGCACAGGCACTCCCTGAATTAGAAACCGAAATTCAGAATGATCACACCAGTCCCGTTGTTGAAGGCATGATAGAAATGTATCTCGATGAATCACTGATCGGAATTCCAGATAAGACAGGGAAGATAGTGGTGGGTCTATGCTGCTCTCATTATGGATATGTTGAGGGTATGTTCAGGTCGGTAATGGAAAAACAAACGGGAAAAGAAATCAGCATTGTCAATCCTAATATCAGCATGGCAGCATGGGTTGCACCTGCTGCTGAACGGAGTATACAGACAAATATTCTCATCAGAGTAGTCTCGCAGGTGGAAATCACCAGAGAAGAAATCAAGTCACTTGCCCCGCTTCTCAGAAAAGATTCACCGTTCACTGCCGAAGCGCTCGAAAACTATGAATTTGTGAAAGAACTGTTCACAGTACAGGGAAGGAACTGA